GTCTCTCGGCTACAGTATGAATCTACGGGCCTGCGCCTGCCCCAGTGTCGTACCCCGTCCGCGAGCCGACCACCATTTCCCAGCCAGAGCTATTCTGGGTATTCTTTTATCATAGTTCCCGGCGAAGCTAGTAGTGGTGTAGACCAAATGAAAGCTTTCGTCATGCAAGGGATCGGGGAGACGGCGATCGTCGAGAAAGAGCGGCCAGAGCCGGGACCGATGGACGCCATCCTCAAACCAACAGTCGGGTTGATCTGTACGTCGGATTGCCACACCGTCCACGGTGCGATCGGCGACCGGGACAACCTCACGCTCGGCCACGAGGTCGTCGGGATCGTCGACGAAGTGGGATCGGAAGTCGAGGACTTCATGGCGGGCGACCGGGTCGCGGTCGGCGCGATCACACCCGACTGGAACGCAGAGGCCGCCCAGGAGGGCCATCCCTCTCAATCGAACGGCGCGCTCGGCGGCTGGAAGTTCGCCAACGTCAAGGACGGGACGTTCGCCGAGTACGTCCACGTCAACGACGCCGACGGCAACCTCGCGCCCATCCCGAAAGGCGTCACCGACCACCAGGCCGTCTACACGGCCGACATGCTCTCGACGGGATTCGCCGGCGCGGAGAACGCCGACATCCCGATGGGCGGCACAGTCGCAATCTTCGCGCAGGGCCCGGTCGGGCTGATGGCCACGAAGGGGGCCGCCCTCCAGGGAGCCGGCCAGATCATCGCCGTCGAGACCCGTGAGAACCGCAAAGAGCTGGCCCGGGTGTACGGCGCGACAGACATCGTCGACTTCCAGGACGGGGACCCGGTCGCACAGATCATGGACCTCACGAACGACAGGGGCGTCGACGCCGCCATCGAGGCGCTCGGGGCCGACGAGACGCTCCAGAACTGTATCGAGGTCACCAAACCCGGCGGGACAGTCTCGAACGTCGGCTACCATGGTGAGGGCGAGTTCCGCCACATCCCGCGCGAGGAGTGGGGCGTCGGGATGTCCGAGATCTCGATCGTCAACGACCTCTGTCCCGGCGGCCGCGTCCGGATCAGCCGTCTCCTGCGCCTGCTCCAGGCTGGCAAGGTCGACCCGAGGAAGATGACGACTCACGA
The Halapricum salinum genome window above contains:
- a CDS encoding NAD(P)-dependent alcohol dehydrogenase, with amino-acid sequence MKAFVMQGIGETAIVEKERPEPGPMDAILKPTVGLICTSDCHTVHGAIGDRDNLTLGHEVVGIVDEVGSEVEDFMAGDRVAVGAITPDWNAEAAQEGHPSQSNGALGGWKFANVKDGTFAEYVHVNDADGNLAPIPKGVTDHQAVYTADMLSTGFAGAENADIPMGGTVAIFAQGPVGLMATKGAALQGAGQIIAVETRENRKELARVYGATDIVDFQDGDPVAQIMDLTNDRGVDAAIEALGADETLQNCIEVTKPGGTVSNVGYHGEGEFRHIPREEWGVGMSEISIVNDLCPGGRVRISRLLRLLQAGKVDPRKMTTHEFSFDEIETAFEMMDDKRDDIIKPLIRFD